A DNA window from Actinokineospora baliensis contains the following coding sequences:
- a CDS encoding RICIN domain-containing protein, translating to MKARKVAGAVIGALGLLAGGALPAVAGTSGVWHELKPLSSDKCLDVDGGSLEDGANVIQWSCHGGTNQLWQLVLVESNDIYQISSAASGKCLDVDGASTDDGANVIQWECHGDLNQQWRLIAGPGSTYELQAVHSGKCLDITGGDTEDGANVIQWECHGGDNQQWSVTNV from the coding sequence ATGAAGGCACGCAAGGTCGCTGGTGCGGTCATCGGTGCGCTCGGGCTGCTCGCGGGCGGCGCGCTCCCGGCGGTGGCGGGCACCAGCGGTGTCTGGCACGAGCTCAAGCCGCTGAGCAGCGACAAGTGCCTCGACGTCGACGGCGGCAGCCTGGAGGACGGCGCGAACGTCATCCAGTGGTCCTGCCACGGCGGCACGAACCAGCTGTGGCAACTGGTCCTGGTCGAGTCCAACGACATCTACCAGATCTCCAGCGCCGCCAGCGGCAAGTGCCTCGACGTCGACGGCGCCTCCACCGACGACGGCGCCAACGTGATCCAGTGGGAGTGTCACGGCGACCTCAACCAGCAGTGGCGCCTCATCGCGGGCCCCGGCTCCACCTACGAACTCCAAGCCGTCCACAGCGGCAAGTGCCTCGACATCACCGGCGGCGACACAGAAGACGGCGCCAACGTGATCCAGTGGGAATGCCACGGCGGCGACAACCAGCAGTGGTCCGTCACGAACGTCTAG
- a CDS encoding NAD(P)H-hydrate dehydratase, with amino-acid sequence MQGAWTTATIREAERLVLAATAPGALMRRAAHGVALHAARLLEQRTGGVSGRRVALLVGTGDNGGDALWAGAFLRKRSVGVTAVLLDPDRVHAEGLAALKRAGGRVGTVADLDFADLVIDGIVGLSARGPLRPAAAAAVSRIKAPVVAVDLPSGVDPDTGAVSGPAVTADVTVTFGGHKPVHYLAAARCGVVHLVDLGLDLPEPRFSVLSEREVGSAWPLPGAGDDKYTQGVVGVAAGSSTYPGAAVLSVGAAVLATSGLTRYVGSAADEVRRRWPEVIATGSIGDTGRVQAWVVGPGMGTGKAARDLLGDVLGAGVPVCVDADGITLLAAHPDLWDARDPDVPVLLTPHDREFARIAQPRGIELGADRVGAAVALAAELDVTVLLKGHATVIADAGGTVLVNPARSHWLATAGSGDVLSGMVGALLAAGLDPLLAAGCAAFVHVRAGELAARGAPAPASAIVSALPEAIRSVVS; translated from the coding sequence GTGCAGGGCGCCTGGACCACCGCGACCATCCGCGAAGCCGAGCGGCTGGTGCTGGCCGCGACCGCGCCCGGCGCACTCATGCGCAGAGCCGCGCACGGCGTCGCGTTGCACGCCGCCCGGCTGCTCGAGCAGCGCACCGGCGGCGTGTCCGGCAGACGGGTCGCGCTGCTGGTCGGCACGGGTGACAACGGTGGCGACGCGCTCTGGGCCGGTGCGTTCCTGCGCAAGCGCTCGGTCGGGGTGACGGCTGTCCTGCTCGACCCCGACCGCGTGCACGCCGAAGGGCTGGCCGCCTTGAAGCGCGCTGGTGGTCGGGTCGGCACGGTGGCGGACTTGGACTTCGCGGACCTGGTCATCGACGGGATCGTGGGGTTGTCGGCGCGCGGACCTCTGCGGCCCGCCGCCGCGGCCGCGGTGTCGCGGATCAAGGCGCCCGTGGTGGCGGTCGACCTGCCCAGCGGGGTCGATCCGGACACGGGCGCGGTGAGCGGGCCCGCGGTGACGGCCGACGTGACGGTGACATTCGGCGGGCACAAGCCGGTGCACTACCTCGCCGCCGCCCGGTGCGGGGTCGTTCACCTGGTCGACCTGGGGCTTGACCTGCCGGAACCCAGGTTCTCCGTGCTGTCGGAGCGGGAAGTCGGGTCGGCGTGGCCGCTCCCGGGCGCGGGCGACGACAAGTACACGCAGGGCGTGGTCGGGGTGGCCGCCGGGTCGTCGACCTACCCGGGTGCCGCAGTGCTGTCCGTCGGTGCCGCGGTGCTCGCGACCTCCGGGCTGACCAGGTACGTGGGATCGGCGGCCGACGAGGTGCGGCGGCGGTGGCCGGAGGTGATCGCGACCGGGTCGATCGGCGACACCGGTCGGGTCCAGGCCTGGGTAGTCGGACCGGGGATGGGCACCGGTAAGGCCGCCAGGGACCTGCTCGGGGACGTGCTCGGCGCCGGTGTCCCGGTGTGCGTGGACGCCGACGGGATCACGCTGCTGGCCGCGCACCCGGACCTGTGGGACGCGCGCGACCCGGACGTGCCGGTGCTGCTGACCCCGCACGACCGGGAGTTCGCGCGGATCGCGCAGCCGCGCGGGATCGAACTCGGTGCTGACCGGGTCGGTGCCGCGGTGGCGTTGGCGGCGGAGTTGGATGTGACAGTGCTGCTCAAGGGGCACGCGACGGTGATCGCGGACGCAGGCGGGACGGTGCTGGTGAACCCGGCGCGGTCGCACTGGTTGGCCACGGCCGGGTCCGGGGACGTGCTGTCCGGGATGGTCGGGGCGCTGCTGGCCGCCGGGCTGGACCCGCTGTTGGCCGCCGGGTGCGCGGCGTTCGTGCACGTGCGGGCCGGGGAGTTGGCCGCGCGCGGTGCCCCGGCGCCCGCGTCGGCGATCGTGTCAGCCCTGCCGGAAGCGATCAGGTCGGTGGTGTCATGA
- a CDS encoding alpha/beta fold hydrolase, which yields MNRIGKLAAGAGVLAAAATAVAVGVRKRSPREDPYLDEPLGELVPDRTGSVVADDGVLLSYEEVDPADGGQAEITAVLVHGFAMSRLGWHFQRRDLADLVDPRVRQVLYDHRGHGRSGRSSAAASTIDQLAADLDEVLRAVVPDGPIVLIGHSMGGMVVMALAERAPELFAERVTGVALIGTSAGEVGRSGLPRPLLSKYNPLTRVLGRVAEWQPAAVELVRTAGGGITRQAARTIGFGPGNTSPRLVDFLVKMLDVTPVRVLADFVDTLGSHNRYAALAGLKHCRVLVLSGDHDWMTPFAHAERIAAALPDATLVRVPGAGHVVMLERADLVTEHLATLLRESHQGG from the coding sequence ATGAACCGGATCGGCAAGCTGGCCGCGGGAGCCGGTGTCCTCGCCGCGGCGGCGACGGCCGTCGCGGTGGGCGTGCGCAAGCGCTCACCGCGCGAAGACCCGTACCTGGACGAGCCGCTGGGCGAACTGGTGCCGGACCGGACCGGGTCGGTGGTCGCCGACGACGGCGTGCTGCTGTCCTACGAAGAGGTCGACCCGGCGGACGGCGGCCAGGCCGAGATCACCGCGGTGCTGGTGCACGGGTTCGCCATGAGCAGGCTGGGCTGGCACTTCCAGCGCCGCGACCTGGCCGACCTCGTCGATCCCCGGGTGCGCCAAGTGCTCTACGACCACCGCGGCCACGGCCGGTCGGGGCGCTCGTCCGCGGCCGCCAGCACGATCGACCAACTCGCCGCCGACCTCGACGAGGTGCTGCGCGCGGTCGTGCCGGACGGCCCGATCGTCCTCATCGGACACTCCATGGGCGGCATGGTCGTCATGGCGCTGGCCGAACGCGCCCCCGAGCTGTTCGCCGAGCGGGTCACCGGCGTCGCGCTCATCGGCACCTCCGCGGGCGAGGTCGGCCGCAGCGGCCTGCCCCGACCGCTGCTGTCCAAGTACAACCCGCTGACCAGGGTGCTCGGCCGGGTCGCCGAGTGGCAGCCCGCCGCCGTCGAACTCGTGCGCACCGCGGGCGGCGGCATCACCCGCCAAGCCGCGCGGACCATCGGCTTCGGGCCGGGCAACACCAGTCCCCGCCTGGTCGACTTCCTGGTCAAGATGCTGGACGTGACGCCGGTGCGGGTCCTGGCCGACTTCGTCGACACCCTCGGCAGCCACAACCGCTACGCCGCGCTCGCCGGGCTCAAGCACTGCCGCGTGCTCGTGCTCAGCGGCGACCACGACTGGATGACCCCGTTCGCGCACGCCGAGCGGATCGCCGCCGCGCTGCCCGACGCGACCCTGGTCCGCGTCCCCGGCGCCGGGCACGTGGTGATGCTGGAGCGGGCGGACCTGGTCACCGAGCACCTGGCTACGCTGCTGCGCGAGAGCCACCAGGGAGGATGA
- the alr gene encoding alanine racemase, which translates to MSRAEVVVDLEALRHNVSLLVARASGAEAMAVVKADGYGHGAVRVARAALEAGVTWLGSCSLNEALVLREAGIEAPILSWLDGPGADMSAAVDAGVDVGVSSVEQLERLSGARIHLKVDTGLCRNGCPPESWSELVEAAAASDNEVYAVWSHLACADDPAHPATDEQAKRFGEAYDIALAAGLRPKRHLANSAATLNRPDLHFDMVRLGIAMYGLNPLAQEEDLRPVMSFRSEVALVKRVRAGESVSYGQTWTAGRDTTLALVTAGYADGVPRLLSNRMDVLLAGERRPIRGRVCMDQIIVDCGDAAVSEGDEVVLFGSAARGEPTATEWADAIGTIDYEIVTGMYRPRVRRRYLG; encoded by the coding sequence ATGAGTCGGGCCGAAGTTGTTGTCGACCTGGAGGCGTTGCGGCACAACGTGTCCCTGCTGGTCGCGCGGGCGTCCGGTGCCGAGGCGATGGCGGTGGTCAAGGCCGACGGGTACGGGCATGGCGCGGTTCGGGTCGCCAGGGCGGCACTGGAAGCGGGCGTGACCTGGCTCGGTTCGTGTTCGCTCAACGAGGCGCTCGTGTTGCGGGAAGCCGGGATCGAAGCTCCCATTCTGTCCTGGTTGGACGGACCAGGCGCCGACATGTCCGCCGCCGTCGACGCGGGCGTTGACGTCGGGGTGTCCTCTGTGGAACAGCTGGAGCGGTTGTCGGGGGCCAGGATCCACCTGAAGGTCGACACCGGCTTGTGCCGCAACGGGTGCCCGCCGGAGTCGTGGTCGGAACTGGTCGAAGCCGCGGCGGCGTCGGACAACGAGGTGTACGCGGTCTGGTCGCACCTCGCGTGCGCTGACGACCCCGCCCACCCGGCGACCGACGAGCAGGCCAAGCGGTTCGGCGAGGCGTACGACATCGCGCTCGCCGCCGGGCTGCGGCCCAAGCGGCACCTCGCCAACTCGGCCGCCACGCTCAACCGGCCCGACCTGCACTTCGACATGGTCCGGCTCGGCATCGCCATGTACGGGCTCAACCCGTTGGCGCAAGAGGAAGACCTGCGGCCGGTGATGAGCTTCCGCTCGGAGGTCGCGCTGGTCAAACGGGTCCGCGCGGGCGAATCGGTCTCGTATGGACAGACGTGGACCGCGGGCCGCGACACCACGTTGGCGTTGGTCACCGCGGGCTACGCCGACGGTGTGCCCCGGCTGCTGTCCAACCGGATGGACGTGCTGCTGGCGGGCGAGCGACGGCCGATCCGGGGACGCGTGTGCATGGACCAGATCATCGTCGACTGCGGTGACGCGGCTGTCTCCGAGGGCGACGAGGTCGTGCTGTTCGGGTCCGCCGCGCGCGGCGAGCCCACGGCCACCGAGTGGGCCGACGCGATCGGCACCATCGACTACGAGATCGTCACCGGCATGTACCGGCCGCGCGTGCGCCGCAGGTACCTGGGCTGA
- the glmS gene encoding glutamine--fructose-6-phosphate transaminase (isomerizing), which yields MCGIVGYVGHRPALDVVLDGLRRLEYRGYDSAGVAVLVGDGLAVERKAGRLANLEARLDEVGRAGFAGTAGMGHTRWATHGAPVDRNSHPHRDTTGRVAVVHNGIIENFASLRAELEAAGVELASDTDSETAAHLVARAYADGDTRGDLPASVRAVCRRLEGAFTLVVTHADEPDLIVAARRSSPLVLGIGDGETFVASDVAAFIEHTREAVELGQDQLVVITRGGYEVLDFHGEPAPAKPFTVDWDLSAAEKGGHEYFMLKEIDEQPTALADTLRGHFADGRIVLDEQRLSDQDLRDVDKVFVVACGSAYHSGLVAKYAIEHWTRLPVEVELASEFRYRDPVLDRDTLVVAVSQSGETADTLEAVRHAREQKARVLAVCNTNGAQIPRESDAVLYTHAGPEIGVASTKAFLAQIAANYLVGLALAQARGTKYPDEVAREFHELAAMPEAVRQVLGTTAQVQALGQELSDAKAVLFLGRHVGYPVALEGALKLKELAYMHAEGFAAGELKHGPIALIEPGLPVVVVMPSPKGRAVLHSKLVSNISEIQARGARTIVIAEDGDETVRPFADELIEIPAVPTLLQPLVSTVPLQVLAAEIARSRGYDVDKPRNLAKSVTVE from the coding sequence GTGTGCGGAATCGTGGGATATGTGGGGCACAGACCGGCTCTCGACGTGGTGCTCGACGGGCTGCGCAGGCTCGAGTACCGCGGGTACGACTCGGCCGGTGTGGCCGTCCTCGTGGGCGACGGGCTGGCCGTGGAGCGCAAGGCCGGTCGGCTGGCGAACCTGGAGGCCCGGCTCGACGAGGTCGGCAGGGCGGGGTTCGCGGGTACCGCGGGCATGGGGCACACCCGGTGGGCCACGCACGGCGCCCCGGTGGACCGCAACTCGCACCCGCACCGGGACACGACCGGTCGGGTCGCGGTCGTGCACAACGGGATCATCGAGAACTTCGCCTCGCTGCGCGCCGAGCTGGAGGCCGCTGGCGTCGAGCTGGCCAGCGACACCGACTCCGAGACCGCGGCCCACCTGGTCGCCCGCGCCTACGCCGACGGCGACACCCGTGGAGACCTGCCCGCGAGCGTTCGGGCCGTGTGCCGCCGCTTGGAGGGCGCGTTCACCCTGGTCGTCACGCACGCCGACGAGCCGGACCTGATCGTCGCCGCCCGCCGCAGCTCCCCGCTGGTGCTGGGCATCGGCGACGGCGAGACCTTCGTCGCCTCGGACGTGGCCGCGTTCATCGAGCACACCCGCGAGGCCGTCGAGCTGGGCCAGGACCAGCTGGTGGTGATCACCCGCGGCGGCTACGAGGTGCTCGACTTCCACGGCGAGCCCGCCCCGGCCAAGCCGTTCACCGTGGACTGGGACCTCTCGGCCGCCGAGAAGGGCGGCCACGAGTACTTCATGCTCAAGGAGATCGACGAGCAGCCGACCGCGCTGGCCGACACCCTGCGCGGGCACTTCGCCGACGGCCGGATCGTGCTCGACGAGCAGCGGCTCTCCGATCAGGACCTGCGCGACGTGGACAAGGTGTTCGTCGTCGCCTGCGGGTCGGCCTACCACTCCGGCCTGGTCGCCAAGTACGCCATCGAGCACTGGACCCGGCTGCCGGTCGAGGTCGAGCTGGCCTCGGAGTTCCGCTACCGCGACCCGGTGCTCGACCGCGACACCCTGGTCGTGGCCGTGTCGCAGTCCGGCGAGACCGCGGACACGCTGGAGGCCGTGCGGCACGCCCGCGAGCAGAAGGCCAGGGTGCTGGCGGTCTGCAACACCAACGGCGCGCAGATCCCGCGCGAGTCCGACGCGGTGCTCTACACCCACGCCGGGCCCGAGATCGGGGTCGCCTCGACCAAGGCGTTCCTCGCCCAGATCGCGGCGAACTACCTGGTCGGCCTGGCCCTGGCGCAGGCGCGCGGCACCAAGTACCCCGACGAGGTCGCCCGCGAGTTCCACGAGCTGGCCGCCATGCCCGAGGCCGTGCGGCAGGTGTTGGGCACCACCGCCCAGGTCCAGGCGCTCGGCCAGGAGTTGTCGGACGCCAAGGCCGTGCTGTTCCTCGGTCGGCACGTCGGCTACCCGGTGGCGCTGGAGGGCGCGCTCAAGCTCAAGGAGTTGGCGTACATGCACGCCGAGGGCTTCGCGGCTGGCGAGCTCAAGCACGGGCCGATCGCGCTGATCGAGCCGGGCCTGCCGGTGGTCGTGGTGATGCCCTCGCCGAAGGGGCGCGCGGTGCTGCACTCGAAGCTGGTGTCCAACATCAGCGAGATCCAGGCCCGCGGCGCCCGGACCATCGTCATCGCCGAGGATGGCGACGAGACCGTGCGGCCGTTCGCCGACGAGCTCATCGAGATCCCGGCGGTGCCGACGCTGCTGCAGCCGCTGGTGTCGACCGTGCCGCTGCAGGTCCTCGCCGCCGAGATCGCCCGGTCCCGGGGCTACGACGTGGACAAGCCGCGCAACCTGGCCAAGTCGGTCACCGTCGAATAG
- a CDS encoding acyl-CoA synthetase, producing the protein MLLPTLADRPDRVALRFGSETLTYDDLAHSARGTAAALAGARRVAVWATPTAHTCLAVVGALAAGVPVVPINPKTGERELAHIVADSVPDVVLAEPEVDLPPALAGLPRVTAGPGEGLLPEEADPETPAFIVYTSGTTGPPKGVLLPRRAIATNLDALAAAWEWTGSDTVVHALPLFHVHGLILGVLGPLRLGGTVWHLGRFDSAAAGAALAGEATVMFGVPTMYHRLAADCEADPELAAAFGKARLLVSGSAALPARDHTRITAATGQRVVERYGMTETLMNCAIRAAGDRRPGTVGPAVDGVEVRVVSESGEHVPDGEIGEIEVRGPNLFLGYLNRPDATAGAFRDGWFRTGDMAVREPDGYLRIVGRRATDLIKSGGYKIGAGEIENALLEHPAVVEAAVTGEPDDDLGERIVAWVVTADPRPGEQELADHVAKLLSPHKRPRVVRYLDALPRNELGKVTKRALG; encoded by the coding sequence GTGCTGCTGCCCACTCTGGCCGATCGCCCGGACCGTGTCGCGCTGCGCTTCGGGTCCGAGACCCTGACCTACGACGACCTGGCCCACTCCGCCCGGGGTACCGCCGCCGCTTTGGCCGGTGCCCGGCGCGTAGCGGTGTGGGCGACGCCTACTGCGCACACCTGCCTCGCGGTGGTGGGTGCCCTGGCCGCCGGGGTACCGGTGGTGCCGATCAACCCCAAGACCGGGGAACGCGAACTGGCGCACATCGTGGCCGACAGCGTCCCGGACGTCGTACTCGCCGAACCCGAGGTCGACCTACCGCCCGCGCTGGCTGGGCTCCCCCGTGTGACCGCGGGTCCTGGCGAAGGCCTCTTGCCGGAAGAGGCGGATCCGGAGACTCCGGCGTTCATCGTCTATACGTCCGGCACCACCGGCCCGCCCAAAGGCGTGCTGCTGCCGCGTAGGGCCATCGCCACGAACCTGGACGCGTTGGCGGCCGCGTGGGAGTGGACCGGCTCCGACACAGTGGTGCACGCGTTGCCGCTGTTCCACGTGCACGGTCTGATCCTGGGCGTACTGGGCCCGCTGCGGCTCGGCGGCACGGTATGGCACCTGGGTCGGTTCGACTCGGCGGCGGCCGGGGCGGCGCTGGCGGGCGAGGCGACGGTCATGTTCGGCGTGCCGACGATGTACCACCGGCTCGCCGCCGACTGCGAGGCCGACCCGGAGCTGGCAGCCGCGTTCGGCAAGGCCCGGTTGCTGGTGTCGGGTTCGGCGGCGCTGCCCGCCCGCGACCACACCCGGATCACCGCGGCGACCGGTCAACGCGTGGTCGAGCGGTACGGGATGACTGAGACGCTGATGAACTGCGCCATCCGCGCGGCGGGCGACCGCAGGCCGGGGACGGTGGGCCCGGCGGTCGACGGGGTCGAGGTGCGGGTCGTCAGCGAGTCGGGCGAGCACGTGCCCGACGGGGAGATCGGCGAGATCGAGGTGCGCGGGCCGAACTTGTTCCTCGGCTACCTCAACCGCCCCGACGCCACCGCCGGGGCCTTCCGCGACGGCTGGTTCCGCACGGGCGACATGGCGGTGCGCGAGCCGGACGGCTACCTGCGCATCGTCGGCAGGCGGGCGACCGACCTGATCAAGAGCGGCGGCTACAAGATCGGCGCGGGCGAGATCGAGAACGCGCTGCTGGAGCACCCGGCGGTGGTGGAGGCCGCGGTCACCGGGGAACCGGACGACGACCTCGGCGAGCGGATCGTGGCCTGGGTGGTGACCGCCGACCCGCGGCCGGGGGAACAGGAGTTGGCCGACCACGTGGCGAAGCTGCTGTCCCCGCACAAGCGGCCCCGGGTGGTGCGCTACCTGGACGCGTTGCCGCGCAACGAGTTGGGCAAGGTCACCAAGCGTGCGCTCGGGTGA
- a CDS encoding carboxyl transferase domain-containing protein, translating into MRSGEGARGLIAAVCTGFAEFTPVTQVGDGPLGWAGYAAARERATERTGETESVVCGTARIGGTAAVVVAFDFRFLGGSVGTATGDRIVRAFDEARRADLPLVSFLATGGSRMHEGMLSLRQLQRITRAAIGVRRVSVLGDPTTGGLWASLGAGADVVIAVAGAQVGFAGSRVRPVADDPAYTAEGQFAAGHVDEVCAPEGVAEAVERWLTLLTARPGTAEVPYAMGESTPAVDGWSAVQRARDPRRPRAGAYLDAYFTTRRHISGDRAGGVDPGMLCGIGLHNAHAVAFVAQAGTATTPAGFRTATRLIRLANRIGVPVLTIVDTPGAANDPAAERAGVGPSIAELFAAVAASTVPVTTLVIGEGGSGGALALSAPDNTWITPDAYFSVISPELCAAILKRPPDEIPETAGQLRLRPQDLVELGVVRGIAPRRS; encoded by the coding sequence GTGCGCTCGGGTGAGGGCGCGCGCGGTCTGATCGCCGCCGTCTGCACCGGGTTCGCGGAGTTCACCCCGGTCACCCAGGTCGGCGACGGCCCGCTGGGGTGGGCCGGGTACGCGGCGGCGCGGGAGCGGGCGACCGAGCGGACCGGTGAGACCGAGTCGGTGGTGTGCGGCACGGCCAGGATCGGCGGGACCGCGGCGGTGGTGGTGGCCTTCGACTTCCGCTTCCTCGGCGGGTCGGTGGGGACGGCGACCGGCGACCGGATCGTGCGGGCGTTCGACGAGGCCAGGCGCGCTGACCTGCCGCTGGTGTCGTTCCTGGCGACCGGCGGCAGCCGCATGCACGAGGGGATGCTGTCGCTGCGGCAGCTCCAGCGGATCACCCGGGCCGCGATCGGGGTGCGGCGCGTGTCGGTGCTGGGTGACCCGACCACCGGTGGCCTGTGGGCGTCGCTGGGGGCGGGCGCGGACGTGGTGATCGCGGTGGCCGGGGCCCAGGTCGGGTTCGCGGGCAGCCGGGTGCGGCCGGTCGCCGACGACCCCGCGTACACCGCCGAGGGGCAGTTCGCCGCCGGTCACGTGGACGAGGTGTGTGCGCCGGAGGGGGTGGCCGAGGCGGTCGAGCGGTGGCTGACCCTGCTGACCGCCCGGCCGGGTACAGCGGAAGTCCCCTACGCCATGGGGGAATCGACTCCTGCGGTCGACGGTTGGTCGGCGGTCCAGCGGGCCCGCGACCCGCGCCGCCCCCGGGCCGGGGCGTACCTCGACGCGTACTTCACGACCCGCCGCCACATCAGCGGCGACCGGGCGGGCGGAGTCGATCCCGGCATGCTCTGCGGAATCGGCCTGCACAACGCCCACGCTGTCGCGTTCGTGGCCCAGGCGGGCACCGCCACCACCCCGGCGGGCTTTCGCACCGCCACCCGGCTCATCCGTCTGGCCAACCGGATCGGCGTCCCTGTTTTGACCATTGTGGACACCCCGGGCGCGGCGAACGACCCCGCGGCCGAACGGGCCGGCGTCGGCCCGTCCATAGCGGAGCTGTTCGCCGCCGTCGCCGCGAGCACGGTCCCGGTGACAACCCTGGTGATCGGCGAAGGCGGCTCCGGCGGCGCACTGGCGCTCTCCGCCCCCGACAACACCTGGATCACCCCCGACGCCTACTTCTCGGTGATATCCCCAGAACTGTGCGCCGCCATCCTCAAACGCCCACCCGACGAGATCCCGGAGACGGCAGGCCAGCTGCGCCTCCGCCCCCAGGACCTCGTCGAGCTGGGCGTGGTGCGCGGAATCGCCCCTAGACGTTCGTGA
- a CDS encoding dienelactone hydrolase family protein has product MARTAKHLLDELARPGPHQVLRGDLALVGMPGVVFTPAAGLGLPAIAFGHGWLQPPSRYRGLFRHLASWGVVVAAPGTHVGPLGSHRLLASDLRTALDVCSGVRLGDGAISVDQDKLGLAGHSTGGGAAALAAADDPRVKAVATLAAAQTKPFATDAAARCRVPSLHLVGGNDLVAPPSAHGELIAQAWGGPTQLRTLPKASHLGFAEGKHWSGLLVHGKSEHATQRVSRALLTAFFLVHLAGQKTYQPLLDEPVKAAPVTFETVSA; this is encoded by the coding sequence ATGGCACGCACGGCCAAGCACCTGCTCGACGAGCTCGCCCGCCCCGGTCCGCACCAGGTCCTGCGCGGCGACCTGGCGTTGGTCGGCATGCCGGGGGTGGTGTTCACGCCTGCCGCGGGCCTCGGACTGCCCGCGATCGCGTTCGGCCACGGCTGGCTGCAGCCGCCCAGCCGGTACCGGGGCCTGTTCCGGCACCTGGCGTCCTGGGGCGTCGTGGTCGCCGCTCCCGGCACCCACGTCGGTCCACTCGGGTCGCACCGGCTGCTGGCGTCGGACCTGCGCACCGCGCTGGACGTCTGCTCGGGCGTCCGGCTCGGCGACGGGGCCATCAGCGTCGACCAGGACAAGCTCGGGCTGGCGGGGCACTCGACCGGGGGTGGGGCCGCCGCGCTGGCCGCAGCGGACGACCCCCGGGTCAAGGCGGTCGCCACGCTCGCCGCGGCCCAGACCAAGCCCTTCGCGACCGACGCCGCCGCCCGCTGCCGCGTCCCGTCCCTGCACCTGGTCGGCGGGAACGACCTGGTGGCGCCGCCCAGCGCGCACGGCGAGCTGATCGCGCAGGCGTGGGGCGGGCCGACGCAGCTGCGGACGCTGCCGAAGGCGTCGCACCTGGGGTTCGCCGAGGGCAAGCACTGGAGCGGGCTGCTGGTCCACGGCAAGTCCGAGCACGCCACGCAACGGGTCAGCCGGGCCCTGCTCACCGCGTTCTTCCTGGTGCACCTGGCTGGCCAGAAGACCTACCAGCCGCTGCTGGACGAGCCGGTGAAGGCGGCCCCGGTCACCTTCGAGACCGTCAGCGCTTAG
- a CDS encoding HAD family hydrolase — MIFDWGGTLTPWVTIDHLAAWRAYADVLHPDDESAASTLAATVFAAESAAWLLVRDEHRAFTLAQVLEGVQAPFDEQALQAFRGYWDQATHTDPDVAPMLTGLRERGLRTGVLSSTAWPAAWHEEVLHRDGVLDLFHARVWSSDLEYTKPHRAAFEAAMAAVGVDDPADCVYVGDRPYDDISGAKAVGMRTIFVPHSDIPLAQQVPVEVTPDAVVQRLSELPAVVDRWLT; from the coding sequence GTGATCTTTGACTGGGGTGGCACGCTCACCCCGTGGGTGACCATCGACCACTTGGCGGCCTGGCGCGCCTACGCCGACGTCCTGCACCCCGATGACGAGTCCGCGGCGAGCACCCTCGCCGCGACCGTGTTCGCGGCGGAGAGCGCGGCCTGGCTGCTGGTGCGCGACGAGCACCGGGCGTTCACCCTGGCCCAGGTGCTGGAGGGGGTGCAGGCGCCCTTCGACGAACAGGCGCTGCAGGCGTTCCGCGGCTACTGGGACCAGGCGACGCACACCGATCCGGACGTCGCGCCGATGCTGACCGGGCTGCGCGAGCGCGGCCTGCGCACCGGCGTCCTTTCGTCGACCGCGTGGCCCGCCGCCTGGCACGAGGAGGTGCTGCACCGCGACGGCGTGCTGGACCTGTTCCACGCCCGGGTCTGGAGCAGCGACCTCGAGTACACCAAGCCGCACAGGGCCGCGTTCGAAGCCGCGATGGCCGCCGTCGGTGTGGACGACCCGGCCGACTGCGTGTACGTCGGCGACCGGCCCTACGACGACATCAGCGGCGCCAAGGCGGTCGGGATGCGCACCATCTTCGTCCCGCACAGCGACATCCCGCTCGCGCAGCAGGTCCCGGTCGAGGTGACCCCGGACGCGGTCGTGCAGCGGCTCTCGGAGCTGCCCGCGGTCGTGGACCGCTGGTTGACCTGA
- the tsaE gene encoding tRNA (adenosine(37)-N6)-threonylcarbamoyltransferase complex ATPase subunit type 1 TsaE, translating to MAETVRLPTPRDTHDFGRALGGVLRPGDLVLLAGPLGAGKTALAQGIGAGLGVSGRVSSPTFIIAREHKAGARGIPMVHVDAYRLGGSLDELDDLDLDTELVESAVVVEWGEGSADRLSADHLLIRLDRHPDDSRVATVERYGAWVDRPIG from the coding sequence ATGGCAGAGACCGTGCGGCTGCCAACCCCGCGCGACACCCACGACTTCGGCCGCGCCCTCGGCGGTGTGCTGCGGCCGGGCGACCTGGTGCTGCTCGCCGGGCCGCTCGGCGCCGGGAAGACCGCGCTGGCGCAGGGCATCGGCGCGGGACTGGGCGTGTCCGGTCGGGTCAGCAGCCCGACCTTCATCATCGCCCGCGAGCACAAGGCCGGGGCCAGGGGCATCCCGATGGTGCACGTGGACGCCTACCGGCTCGGCGGCTCGCTCGACGAGCTCGACGACCTCGACCTGGACACCGAGCTGGTCGAGTCCGCCGTGGTCGTCGAGTGGGGCGAGGGCAGCGCGGACCGGCTCTCCGCCGACCACCTGCTGATCCGGCTGGACCGGCACCCCGACGACTCCCGCGTGGCCACGGTCGAGCGGTACGGTGCCTGGGTCGACCGACCGATCGGGTGA